One part of the Malus sylvestris chromosome 2, drMalSylv7.2, whole genome shotgun sequence genome encodes these proteins:
- the LOC126599926 gene encoding protein transport protein Sec61 subunit beta-like, translating into MVLGGGAAPPRGSAAATASMRRRRMTSGGASGGAAGTMLQFYTDDAPGLKISPNVVLIMSIGFIAFVAVLHVMGKLYFVRREA; encoded by the coding sequence ATGGTCCTAGGCGGTGGAGCTGCTCCCCCAAGAGGAAGTGCCGCAGCTACTGCGAgcatgaggaggaggaggatgacaAGTGGTGGGGCTTCAGGAGGTGCAGCAGGGACTATGCTCCAGTTCTACACAGATGATGCCCCGGGACTCAAGATCTCCCCGAATGTTGTTCTCATCATGAGCATTGGTTTCATTGCCTTTGTTGCCGTTCTTCATGTCATGGGTAAGCTCTACTTTGTCCGCAGAGAGGCTTAG